In Actinomadura citrea, a single window of DNA contains:
- a CDS encoding TetR/AcrR family transcriptional regulator: MASRRDRLRAATVREITDTARRILVEEGPDAVTLRAIAREMGMTAPALYRYFGSHGELLRHLVGDLFTELTRDLHVAMDEVPKSDMSGKFMTVARQFRLWALAHPREYSLLFGTPVRGAAHKEEVDFAEECARQFGWTFMSLFLELWRKQPFPVMAEEEIDPGLREELRRYRDEVLGISLPLGVIQQFLKCWIRLQGGVSLEVFGHLEFALSDAAPMFELMLREVTVELGLTYAPPKGRA, translated from the coding sequence GTGGCATCGCGTCGTGATCGTCTGCGGGCGGCGACGGTCAGGGAGATCACCGACACCGCCCGGCGGATCCTCGTGGAGGAGGGCCCCGACGCGGTGACGCTGCGCGCCATCGCCCGCGAGATGGGCATGACCGCCCCCGCGCTCTACCGCTACTTCGGCAGCCACGGCGAGCTGCTGCGGCATCTGGTCGGCGACCTGTTCACCGAGCTGACCCGCGACCTGCACGTCGCCATGGACGAGGTGCCGAAGAGCGACATGAGCGGCAAGTTCATGACGGTGGCCCGCCAGTTCCGCCTCTGGGCGCTGGCGCATCCCCGCGAGTACTCGCTGCTCTTCGGCACCCCCGTGCGCGGAGCCGCGCACAAGGAGGAGGTCGACTTCGCCGAGGAGTGCGCCCGCCAGTTCGGCTGGACGTTCATGTCCCTGTTCCTGGAGCTGTGGAGGAAGCAGCCGTTCCCGGTGATGGCCGAGGAGGAGATCGACCCCGGCCTGCGCGAGGAACTGCGCCGCTACCGCGACGAGGTGCTCGGCATCTCCCTTCCGCTCGGCGTGATCCAGCAGTTCCTCAAGTGCTGGATCAGGCTCCAGGGCGGCGTCAGCCTGGAGGTCTTCGGCCACCTGGAGTTCGCCCTGAGCGACGCCGCCCCCATGTTCGAGCTGATGCTCCGCGAGGTGACCGTCGAGCTCGGCCTGACCTACGCGCCCCCGAAGGGACGGGCCTGA
- a CDS encoding ROK family protein has product MTRSVRITEKATPAVLRERNTELVLQSVLAGGGTVSRADIARSTGLARAVVSQIMEGLVSRRLVVEEAGRPSGRGKPATLLRIDTERHCLLMADVRPAEVLGGVVGLDGAIGATARTALPARPRGADVVAALVPMLTALAGDDRRAVLSAGVAVPGIVSPEQRVIEALQLRWRDVDLAGPLAAALGHEVVLVNDATAVGMSELSVQSRAGDSVIVLHIAGGIGSAILLDGRVHLGERQRAGEVGHIDVGVSDRRCECGRRGCLETVASLPAVLAGAPVELLDAVSSPGGALATPELEALAARVDHAGRSLAALLCVQAAILDIGDVVIDGPIRRAGERLLDAIERELAVRLPPSDVRRPRFSTMAENSIMHGAAATAMHHRLGVIWHIA; this is encoded by the coding sequence ATGACCAGGTCCGTCCGGATCACCGAGAAGGCGACTCCCGCCGTCCTGCGCGAGCGCAACACCGAGCTCGTCCTGCAGAGCGTGCTGGCGGGCGGCGGCACCGTGTCCCGCGCCGACATCGCGCGGTCGACCGGACTGGCCCGCGCCGTCGTGTCGCAGATCATGGAGGGCCTGGTGTCGCGGCGGCTGGTGGTCGAGGAGGCCGGCCGGCCGAGCGGGCGCGGCAAGCCGGCCACGCTGCTCCGGATCGACACCGAACGGCACTGCCTGCTCATGGCCGACGTCCGCCCGGCCGAGGTACTGGGCGGCGTCGTCGGGCTGGACGGGGCGATCGGCGCGACGGCGCGCACGGCGCTGCCCGCCCGGCCGCGCGGCGCGGACGTGGTGGCCGCCCTCGTCCCGATGCTCACGGCCCTCGCCGGCGACGACCGGCGCGCGGTGCTGTCCGCCGGAGTCGCCGTCCCCGGCATCGTCTCCCCCGAGCAGCGCGTCATCGAGGCGCTGCAGCTGCGCTGGAGGGACGTCGACCTGGCCGGGCCGCTGGCGGCCGCGCTCGGGCACGAGGTCGTGCTGGTCAACGACGCGACCGCCGTGGGGATGTCGGAGCTGTCGGTGCAGAGCCGGGCCGGTGACAGCGTCATCGTGCTGCACATCGCCGGCGGCATCGGCTCGGCCATCCTGCTCGACGGCCGCGTGCACCTGGGAGAACGGCAGCGCGCCGGCGAGGTCGGCCACATCGACGTCGGGGTCAGCGACCGCCGGTGCGAATGCGGGCGGCGAGGGTGCCTGGAGACGGTGGCGAGCCTGCCGGCCGTCCTCGCCGGCGCCCCCGTCGAACTGCTGGACGCCGTGTCCTCGCCCGGTGGCGCGCTCGCGACACCGGAGCTCGAGGCGCTCGCGGCGCGGGTCGACCACGCGGGCAGGAGCCTCGCCGCCCTGCTCTGCGTGCAGGCCGCGATCCTCGACATCGGGGACGTCGTGATCGACGGTCCGATCCGCCGGGCCGGTGAGCGCCTGCTCGACGCCATCGAACGGGAACTGGCCGTGCGGCTGCCGCCGAGCGACGTCCGGCGTCCGCGCTTCTCCACGATGGCGGAGAACAGCATCATGCACGGCGCCGCCGCGACCGCGATGCACCACCGGCTCGGCGTCATCTGGCACATCGCCTGA